A region of [Bacteroides] pectinophilus DNA encodes the following proteins:
- a CDS encoding DUF2815 family protein — MTTANLTKVIVPCRLSYAHLWEPDSINGSEPKYSVSCIIDKEDKETIAKIKKAIEIAKDEGKGKWGGKIPANLKTPLRDGDIDRPEDEAYADSMFLNANSKQAPQIVDRQVQPILDQSEVYSGCYGRVSITFYAYNSNGNKGIAAGLGNVQKLRDGEPLGSRANAKDEFEAVDAEDDFLS, encoded by the coding sequence ATGACAACAGCAAATTTAACAAAAGTAATCGTACCTTGCAGACTTAGCTATGCGCACCTGTGGGAGCCGGATTCCATCAACGGAAGCGAACCGAAGTATTCCGTATCCTGTATCATCGACAAAGAGGATAAGGAAACCATCGCCAAGATCAAGAAGGCAATTGAGATCGCCAAGGATGAGGGAAAAGGCAAGTGGGGCGGTAAGATCCCGGCGAACCTGAAGACTCCGCTCAGAGACGGTGACATCGACAGACCTGAAGACGAGGCGTATGCGGATAGCATGTTCCTGAATGCCAACAGCAAACAGGCCCCTCAGATCGTGGACAGACAGGTGCAGCCGATCCTTGACCAGAGCGAGGTATATTCCGGCTGCTACGGAAGGGTATCCATTACTTTCTATGCTTACAACAGCAACGGAAATAAGGGTATCGCGGCAGGACTTGGAAATGTACAGAAGTTAAGGGATGGAGAGCCTCTCGGTTCCAGAGCTAATGCCAAGGATGAGTTCGAGGCAGTAGATGCAGAGGATGATTTCCTCTCATAG
- a CDS encoding DUF2800 domain-containing protein gives MGGHARFSPSSGKRRLECPPSLLLEEQFPDEESPFAAEGSAGHAMAEYLINKYLKKRTKRPVSDYYSDELLEAVDDYVEYNIGQIEQARKDCDDPFIGVELKVSLAHRIRDCFGTADMVVVDSHKIHIIDLKLGKGVVVDAEQNVQLMIYGLGVLDMLGFLYEIDTVELTIVQPRIEHFSTWEISAEELLVWGKDVLEPGAAKALAGEGEFKAGDHCRFCKARFTCRARAEEYLKLAQMEFAEPALMSDEEIAEVLSKADALKKWAEEVYTYAQNEAVVNHKEWPGYKLVLGRSNRKYTDEDEVAEAAQKAGYTDIYKKSLIGITEMERLMGKKKFNEILGSLVYKPDGKVTLVPDSDKREAVKTATAEADFKED, from the coding sequence ATGGGCGGACATGCAAGGTTCTCCCCATCGTCCGGTAAAAGACGTCTGGAATGCCCTCCATCGTTACTGTTGGAGGAGCAGTTCCCGGACGAAGAATCTCCCTTCGCAGCAGAAGGGAGTGCCGGGCATGCGATGGCGGAGTACCTCATCAATAAGTATCTGAAGAAAAGGACTAAAAGACCTGTATCTGATTATTATTCGGATGAACTGCTCGAAGCCGTGGATGATTACGTGGAATATAACATCGGCCAGATCGAACAGGCAAGAAAGGACTGTGATGACCCGTTCATCGGAGTGGAGCTGAAGGTCAGTCTTGCACACAGAATCAGGGACTGCTTCGGTACTGCAGATATGGTGGTGGTCGATTCCCATAAGATACACATTATCGATCTGAAGCTCGGCAAGGGCGTGGTGGTCGATGCAGAACAGAATGTCCAGCTTATGATCTATGGACTGGGAGTTCTGGACATGCTCGGTTTCTTATATGAGATCGACACGGTTGAGCTTACCATCGTCCAGCCGAGGATCGAACATTTTTCCACTTGGGAGATATCGGCAGAAGAGCTGCTTGTATGGGGAAAAGACGTTCTTGAACCGGGAGCAGCAAAGGCTCTTGCCGGAGAGGGAGAGTTTAAAGCCGGAGACCACTGCCGATTCTGCAAGGCAAGATTTACATGCCGTGCAAGGGCAGAGGAATATCTGAAACTTGCCCAGATGGAATTTGCCGAGCCGGCCCTTATGTCAGATGAGGAAATTGCAGAGGTTCTTTCCAAGGCAGATGCCCTGAAGAAATGGGCAGAAGAAGTTTACACCTACGCACAGAATGAAGCGGTGGTCAACCATAAGGAATGGCCCGGATACAAACTCGTTCTGGGAAGAAGCAACCGTAAATATACGGATGAAGATGAAGTGGCCGAGGCAGCACAGAAAGCCGGATACACGGACATCTATAAAAAGAGCCTGATCGGCATTACCGAGATGGAAAGGCTGATGGGCAAAAAGAAATTTAATGAGATCCTTGGTTCACTGGTGTACAAGCCTGACGGCAAGGTCACACTGGTGCCGGATTCAGATAAAAGAGAAGCAGTTAAAACAGCAACCGCAGAAGCGGATTTTAAGGAGGACTAA
- a CDS encoding DUF4406 domain-containing protein, whose translation MMKIFICSPYQGNIEENKKKAAYYAKIVAKAGNVPVAPHIYFPTFLDEKNPNERMTGIEMGLELMDTCDMVYVFGFEITEGMRFELEHAKEMKKPVRLYDRNFEQICVKTLPIDDRASDEYRSLIKGQKLMR comes from the coding sequence ATGATGAAAATTTTTATCTGTAGCCCGTATCAGGGCAACATCGAGGAGAACAAAAAGAAGGCAGCATATTACGCAAAGATCGTTGCCAAAGCTGGGAATGTCCCAGTTGCACCACATATCTATTTTCCAACCTTCCTTGATGAGAAGAATCCCAACGAGAGAATGACAGGAATTGAAATGGGACTGGAACTCATGGATACATGCGATATGGTCTATGTTTTCGGTTTTGAGATTACGGAAGGCATGAGATTCGAACTGGAACATGCCAAGGAAATGAAGAAGCCTGTAAGACTTTATGACAGAAATTTTGAACAGATCTGTGTCAAAACGCTTCCGATTGATGACCGTGCCAGTGATGAGTACCGTTCCCTGATCAAGGGGCAGAAGCTCATGAGATAG
- a CDS encoding HTH domain-containing protein: MTPSERREAILKVLCQRRQDKIDNLAFEFDVSVRTIKNDIEELSLAYPIETVRGRYGGGVKVADGYYVGRNYLKPKQQELLKKLQSTLQGDDLEVMNSILRDFAL, translated from the coding sequence ATGACACCAAGTGAGCGCAGGGAAGCAATCTTAAAGGTTCTGTGTCAGAGAAGACAGGACAAGATTGATAATCTGGCATTTGAGTTTGACGTTTCAGTCCGGACTATAAAAAACGATATCGAAGAGCTGTCTCTCGCTTACCCAATCGAAACAGTCCGAGGCAGATATGGTGGAGGTGTAAAAGTGGCAGACGGATATTATGTCGGTCGCAATTACCTGAAACCGAAACAGCAAGAACTGCTCAAAAAGCTGCAAAGCACCCTTCAGGGTGACGATCTTGAGGTGATGAACAGTATCCTTCGTGATTTTGCTTTGTAA
- a CDS encoding helix-turn-helix domain-containing protein, giving the protein MEFDRSRLMNNITTLIKEKNIKIGELENSVGISTGYLSKMAKPENESMPGIDLIWKLAEKLGVSVDMLVGGDFSKSNDNLFYLVKFLHELKLETDVHEITWSKFSSYDAVKDPLDLPEWDDLECNVEEKIVTSNITDRYVSLFDSQRNLKATKENFYAFVDTLHIVLLFKCIETVENEEKVVYELYSATDNGPSNNYIIPLCSTLEKDGAIFFALSDFYECVQRHDKDIQLRESARKAIGDFLNRNNTEELPFN; this is encoded by the coding sequence ATGGAGTTTGACAGAAGCAGATTAATGAACAATATAACGACTTTGATAAAAGAAAAAAATATAAAAATAGGTGAGCTTGAAAATTCAGTAGGTATCAGTACTGGATATTTATCCAAAATGGCAAAGCCTGAAAATGAATCAATGCCGGGAATTGATTTAATATGGAAACTTGCAGAAAAACTTGGTGTAAGTGTAGATATGCTTGTTGGCGGTGATTTCAGCAAATCAAATGATAATTTGTTTTATCTTGTGAAATTCCTGCATGAATTGAAACTGGAAACAGATGTTCATGAAATAACATGGAGTAAATTTTCCAGCTACGATGCGGTTAAGGATCCATTAGATTTACCTGAATGGGATGATCTGGAATGCAATGTTGAAGAAAAAATAGTTACATCAAATATTACAGATAGATATGTATCCTTATTTGATTCCCAAAGAAATCTTAAAGCAACAAAAGAAAATTTTTATGCGTTTGTAGATACACTTCATATTGTTCTTCTGTTCAAGTGCATAGAGACAGTTGAAAATGAAGAAAAAGTGGTTTATGAATTATACTCTGCAACGGACAATGGACCAAGTAATAACTATATTATTCCGTTGTGTTCCACATTGGAAAAAGACGGTGCGATATTTTTTGCTCTGAGTGATTTTTATGAATGCGTACAAAGGCACGATAAAGATATTCAGTTAAGAGAATCAGCACGAAAAGCAATTGGAGACTTTTTAAATCGTAATAATACGGAAGAATTGCCATTTAACTAG
- a CDS encoding ImmA/IrrE family metallo-endopeptidase: MYEPQFRCRSNGVPILSHEDIESDAEMFIRDFDPDVLNNPKEVNIEEFAEFYLGLTPEYNNLTHCGLILGRMVFNDSNKVPVYDADAKRAEYIFAGRGTVMIDNTLLTDEHRFRSTMGHESGHWIYQQSYFYRDPNQLVLFDNLEQTSTACRKTDIEGGEAAQSNGRKQLCSDHDWLEHQAKYFSAAILMPRTAMRQVCGDKELRKRLREEFPGFELEMLATEVAEIFNVSSESAKIRIKQLGFDFAKSPVKQKTLFTIGYPSSVISL, encoded by the coding sequence ATGTATGAACCACAGTTTAGATGCAGAAGTAATGGTGTTCCCATTTTATCCCATGAGGATATTGAATCAGATGCAGAAATGTTCATCCGAGATTTTGATCCGGATGTACTGAACAATCCTAAAGAAGTTAATATTGAGGAATTCGCAGAGTTCTATCTGGGATTGACACCAGAGTATAATAATCTGACTCATTGCGGACTCATTCTTGGAAGAATGGTCTTCAATGACAGCAACAAGGTTCCGGTATATGATGCAGATGCAAAACGTGCAGAATATATATTTGCCGGAAGGGGAACGGTCATGATCGATAACACATTGCTGACGGACGAGCACCGCTTCCGTTCAACGATGGGGCACGAATCAGGACACTGGATTTATCAGCAGTCGTATTTTTACAGAGACCCGAATCAGCTGGTTCTGTTCGATAATTTGGAACAAACATCAACTGCTTGTAGAAAAACAGACATAGAAGGTGGGGAAGCAGCGCAGAGCAATGGGCGCAAGCAGTTATGTTCAGATCATGACTGGCTTGAACATCAGGCTAAATATTTCAGTGCAGCGATCCTTATGCCGAGAACTGCAATGAGACAGGTCTGTGGTGATAAAGAATTAAGAAAAAGACTCAGAGAAGAGTTTCCGGGATTTGAGTTGGAAATGCTGGCAACAGAAGTGGCAGAAATCTTTAATGTATCATCAGAGTCGGCAAAGATTAGAATTAAACAGCTGGGATTTGATTTTGCAAAGTCACCAGTTAAACAGAAAACGCTTTTTACAATTGGTTATCCGAGTAGTGTTATCTCACTGTAA
- a CDS encoding helix-turn-helix domain-containing protein, producing the protein MNENEKVSFGKYIETIRKEKRKSLRETAKAIEVSPQFLSEVEKGRKSTLTNERIEKLAKFLMLSETQTYTLYDMAAEARTSNDVLIPQDCVDYASNPYVLEALRLSKETGAGEAEWQVLLDELRARKG; encoded by the coding sequence ATGAATGAGAACGAAAAGGTAAGTTTTGGAAAGTATATTGAAACGATACGAAAAGAGAAAAGAAAATCACTAAGAGAAACAGCAAAAGCAATCGAAGTATCTCCACAATTCCTAAGTGAAGTGGAGAAGGGTAGAAAAAGTACCCTGACAAATGAGAGAATTGAGAAACTGGCAAAATTCCTCATGTTATCTGAAACCCAGACTTATACACTTTATGATATGGCAGCGGAAGCAAGAACATCGAATGATGTGTTAATACCACAGGATTGTGTCGATTATGCATCAAATCCTTATGTGCTTGAGGCACTGAGATTATCTAAAGAAACAGGAGCAGGGGAGGCAGAGTGGCAGGTACTTCTTGACGAATTAAGAGCTCGAAAGGGGTAG